In Panacibacter microcysteis, the genomic stretch ATTTTTGACTACGCGAACAACTTGCTCCATTTTTTTTCAAAATGACTATTTTATTGGAACACTGAAGGGGCTTTTTAGAACTAAAGAAACGAATATTAAGGATTCGATTTTTCTAGGCGAAAAGTTTCCATTACTCACTTCCCGAATTTCTGCCTTGGCTAAAACAAACCATAGCATTTGGGTGGCTACTTACGGAAATGGTATAATTGAGTTTGACGGAGAAAAAATTCTTTCTCATTATACCCAGGCAAATGGACTCTCAAGCAATATGTGCAGAGATATTTTTGTAAGCGGTGGAAAATTATGGGTTGGGACAGACAAAGGCCTGAATGAAATAGATCTGACGCTTAATAAAATCAGCAATAAATACACCACTAAAGATGGATTAAGCAGTGACATAATCAATTGTATATATGTCGAAAATGATTCTGTATTTGTTGGAACTCCTTATGGGCTTACGTTTTTTTCTCCTAACGCTATCGACAAAAAGTCAATTGCAGTTTTAAACGTAAACAAGATAGCCTCGAAAGACAGTGTATGGCTTGCCTATGCAGATAGCTTTACACTAAAACCTTCCGACAATAAGTTTTATATCGATTATGCTTGTGTTTCCTTCAAATCTAATGGTAACATACATTATTATTATAGACTTGTTGGTCTTGATAATGAATGGCACAATACCAAAGAAACTTCCATAAATTACCCATCTCTTCCCCCTGGCAACTACCAGTTCCAACTCTATGCTGTCAATGCATTTGGTAAGAAGAGTAATGAGGTAAAAATAAGTTTCTCAATAGAAAGTTTTTTTTATCAAAAGGCATGGTTTCTTACGATCGTTTGTATTTTAGGTATTTTAATAGTCTGGTATTTTGTATCACGCAGAATTAAGAAAATTAGAGCGGAACAAAATGACAAGCTCAGAACCCAAAAAAGACTTACAGAACTGGAACAATTGGCTTTTCGTGCTCAAATGAATCCACACTTTATATTCAACTGTCTTAACTCCATTCAGCAATACATCTTTTCAAAAAGCGCATTGGAAGCCAACAAGTTTATTACTGATTTTTCCTCTCTAATAAGGCAAACACTCGATCTTTCTGCTAAAAAGAATATTTCTTTGGCAGAAGAAATCAGATACATTTCCACCTACCTCAGTTTAGAGCATACCCGTTTTGATAAGAGTTTCGATTACTCGATCAATATCGACGGTAACCTCAATACAGAAGAAATTTTCCTGCCGCCATTATTAATGCAACCTTTTGTGGAGAATGCTATCAGGCATGGTATACGTAATCTAAATAACAGGGAAGGCGTTATCAACATTGATTTTTCGCTTGCCGGCGATTACCTGGTTTACCAACTTACTGACAATGGTATCGGAATTGAAGGCTCACTAAAACTCCGTGGTAAAAATGTCATAGAACACCAGTCAAAAGGTATGACGCTGATCCAAAAACGCATTGAAGCATTAAATGAAGAATCCTCTAAATCAATTGAAATGGCGATTGATTATTTGGATATTTCACAAAAAAAAGGAACAAAAGTTATCCTGCGATTGCCTGTATATATTTAAAATTGCAATATGATTAACGCCGTTATTATTGAAGATGAAGCAGCTAATGTCAAGATCCTCCGCAGTATGCTTGAAGCCTATTGTCCCCAGGTAGAGGTTTTGGGCGACGCCGGCACCGTGTCAAAAGCACATGATCTTATTAAATTAGAAAAGCCCGATCTCGTTTTTCTCGATATAGAAATGCCCGGAGGCAATTCTTTTACGTTGCTTGATAAACTAAAGCCATGCCATTTTGAAATAATTTTCGTAACAGCTTATGACAAATACACGCTTAAAGCAATAAAATATAGTGCGCTCGATTATTTGCTAAAGCCTGTTAGTATTGAAGAATTGATCGCCGCTGTAAACAAAGTGGCTGAAAAGATCAATAAGCGCCAGTTCCAGCAAAGGATTGAAAACCTGCTGGCAAATGTAGAACCCTCCAAACGAAGCCTTCAGTCATTGGCCGTTCCTGCTCATTTTGGCTATGAATTTATCGTGGTCAGCAATATTATTCGTTGCGAAGCGGAAGGGCGCTATACACTCTTTTTCATGAGCGATGGCAGAAAGATCGTTTCTGTAAAAAACCTGAAAGAGTATGAAGATTTGCTGCCCGAAGATATCTTTTTCCGTATTCACCATTCCCATCTTATCAACACTAACTTTATAAAACGCTACCACAAACTAAATGCAATTGTGGAAATGGAGGATGGCATTAAGATACCACTTGCTACAAGGCGTAAAAAGGAGTTTTTAATAAATTTTATAGGAGAGGAGTAAAGCAGTTATTACAAATATCCCAGCACTTATTCCTAAAAATGGCGCAGTTATTTCGTCACATCAAATTGATTCGATCCTTCCCCTTAGTTTAGCTACAGATTGATAAATAACAAATAGTAGTTAAGTTTTTTTTAATATCCCATTTCTCCCTAAACCCTACCTTTTACATCTCCCAGGACATAATACTCCGTCGGGTTATGTGAAAAACAGAAGCCGTCCGTGACGGTTTTTTGTTTTTAGGTATACACCATTTATCCTTCCAGCCTTACAATTTTTTCAAACAACTCTTCATATTGTTTTTCCGCTGCCGAAAGCTTTGATAAGACGAGTTTATGCTCGTGTTCTACCTGCTGAAATTTATTTCTGTCAGCATAGATACCAGGATTTCCAAGATCCGCCTCAAGGGTAGTTTTGCTGTTATTTAGCCTGTTAATGTCTTCTTCCAGTTTGCTAAACTGTCGTTGCAGTTTTTGTAATTCTTTTTTTTGATCTCTGTCGGCAACGTTTTCCTGCGTTTTGGCAGGTTGTTCTGCAATTTTTTGTACCGGTTCTTTTACTGTCTCTTCGGCAGGTTTTTGTTTTGCCATACGTTCTTTCCAGTCAACGTATTCCTTGTAAGTACCTTTAAAAACTTTTATCTCATTGTCAATAATCTCCCAAATGGTATTGGCAGTCTTCGAAATAAAAAAGCGGTCATGGCTTACAAGTATAGATGTACCCTCATATTTGTTGAGTGCCTCAGCCAGTAATTCCACACTATGCATATCCAGGTGGTTTGTAGGCTCATCAAGCATCAGAAAATTACCTTTGCCTGCAATTACTTTAGCCAATGCTACCCTTGCCTTTTCTCCTCCGCTCAATACCTTTATCTTTTTATCTACATCATCTCCGCTAAAAAGAAAACAACCCATTAATGCACGCAGTTCCAGTTCTGTTTTACCACTGCCACATTCCTTCATTTCGTCAAGAATGGTGTTGTTAACATTCAATGCCTCCAGCTGATGTTGTGCATAAAAACTTTCATCCACATTGTGGCCCCATATTCTTTCTCCGTCAAATGTTTCAGTACCTGCAATCATTCGCAATAAAGTAGATTTACCTTTTCCGTTCGCGCCAATCAGTGCTATTTTATCACCACGGTTAATTTCTGCTTCGGCACCATCAACAATCGTAAGGGCACCAAATTTTTTAGTCGCATCTTTTAAAGTGGCAATAATTTTACCGGGCTGTTTATCTACTTTAAAGTTTATTCTCAGGTTGGGTCTTTCAATTTCAACCTGCTCTATCCGCTCAAGTTTATCAAGCTTTTTCATAATACTTTGCGCCATGGCGGCTTTACTAGCCTTTGCCCTGAAACGTTCAACCAGCCGCTCGTTCTGGCGTATGTAATCCTGCTGGTTTTCAAAAGCGCGTTGCTGCATTTCAATACGCAAAGCTTTTTCAGTCTCGTAATAATCGTAGTCACCCGTGTAATGATGTAATTCCTGTTGGTAAACCTCCACAATTTTATTAACCATACGGTTCAGGAAAAATTTGTCATGGCTCACAATCACTACGC encodes the following:
- a CDS encoding sensor histidine kinase — protein: MKSLLVVISLFCFKLLHAQSYNYQHYDVSNGLSGLTVYKIIQDREGFMWFATETGLSRFDGTNFKNFSTADGLPDNEIIDLSIDSKGRMWILPFTNAICYYKDGLFHNQKNDSLLARISLISEPTNIAEGENGELIILDRRQIVIVTPEKKLRIINRLENHLISPYGAVLVENNTISVPVAYGVEHAKFSFLNISEDSFYLSPPEDARQYIWTTSLTSLLKPSLKIFQVGKFLKILQKGKKSYVTVPDNMLGFDLLNDSMLFVNCSDKVLLYNFYQHQYTDTFLLNKVVTNSFLDSEGSYWFATNGYGVYRLASTAFVNYNFVVGGNLLPVYSIAKSNQKLYVGTNRGKVWDINLINNSISANVEVSSPGENRITGIAFYDAKTIVASSSLESLCIFENGKKTRLIKGASGKDLYYDKDQILISTIVGVYKLKFGETISDPAFLTTRTTCSIFFQNDYFIGTLKGLFRTKETNIKDSIFLGEKFPLLTSRISALAKTNHSIWVATYGNGIIEFDGEKILSHYTQANGLSSNMCRDIFVSGGKLWVGTDKGLNEIDLTLNKISNKYTTKDGLSSDIINCIYVENDSVFVGTPYGLTFFSPNAIDKKSIAVLNVNKIASKDSVWLAYADSFTLKPSDNKFYIDYACVSFKSNGNIHYYYRLVGLDNEWHNTKETSINYPSLPPGNYQFQLYAVNAFGKKSNEVKISFSIESFFYQKAWFLTIVCILGILIVWYFVSRRIKKIRAEQNDKLRTQKRLTELEQLAFRAQMNPHFIFNCLNSIQQYIFSKSALEANKFITDFSSLIRQTLDLSAKKNISLAEEIRYISTYLSLEHTRFDKSFDYSINIDGNLNTEEIFLPPLLMQPFVENAIRHGIRNLNNREGVINIDFSLAGDYLVYQLTDNGIGIEGSLKLRGKNVIEHQSKGMTLIQKRIEALNEESSKSIEMAIDYLDISQKKGTKVILRLPVYI
- a CDS encoding LytR/AlgR family response regulator transcription factor is translated as MINAVIIEDEAANVKILRSMLEAYCPQVEVLGDAGTVSKAHDLIKLEKPDLVFLDIEMPGGNSFTLLDKLKPCHFEIIFVTAYDKYTLKAIKYSALDYLLKPVSIEELIAAVNKVAEKINKRQFQQRIENLLANVEPSKRSLQSLAVPAHFGYEFIVVSNIIRCEAEGRYTLFFMSDGRKIVSVKNLKEYEDLLPEDIFFRIHHSHLINTNFIKRYHKLNAIVEMEDGIKIPLATRRKKEFLINFIGEE
- a CDS encoding ABC-F family ATP-binding cassette domain-containing protein; the encoded protein is MLVGLNNVTFEFGSRLIVENATWHIMPGDRTGLIGYNGTGKSTLLKVIVGEYLPSAGTVERGRETTIGYLHQDLLSFDTNDSILEVAMGAFERVKQLEKELDLLVKKMESPSFTGDSAADEALLHEYSDKLHEMDVLDGYNIHHKTEEVLQGLGFENSALQRPYKEFSGGWRMRVLLAKMILQQPDVLLLDEPTNHLDLPSIEWLEKYLLHYKGSVVIVSHDKFFLNRMVNKIVEVYQQELHHYTGDYDYYETEKALRIEMQQRAFENQQDYIRQNERLVERFRAKASKAAMAQSIMKKLDKLERIEQVEIERPNLRINFKVDKQPGKIIATLKDATKKFGALTIVDGAEAEINRGDKIALIGANGKGKSTLLRMIAGTETFDGERIWGHNVDESFYAQHQLEALNVNNTILDEMKECGSGKTELELRALMGCFLFSGDDVDKKIKVLSGGEKARVALAKVIAGKGNFLMLDEPTNHLDMHSVELLAEALNKYEGTSILVSHDRFFISKTANTIWEIIDNEIKVFKGTYKEYVDWKERMAKQKPAEETVKEPVQKIAEQPAKTQENVADRDQKKELQKLQRQFSKLEEDINRLNNSKTTLEADLGNPGIYADRNKFQQVEHEHKLVLSKLSAAEKQYEELFEKIVRLEG